Proteins encoded by one window of Hafnia alvei:
- a CDS encoding SDR family oxidoreductase, with amino-acid sequence MKILVAGATGSIGLHVVNTAIEIGHQPVALVRNKHKVKLLPRGTDIFYGDVSMPETLIDLPKDIDAIIFTLGSDGQGRIGARAIDYGGVRNILRIFRDTPVRIGLMTTIGVTERLSTWNQRTEVHDWKRRAERLVRASGHPYTIVRPGWFDYNNDDEHSIVMLQGDRRHTGTPEDGVISREQIAQVLVCALTNDAAKNKTFELVAERGEAQQHLSPLFADLLADDPEKNDGVLDIDNMPLREEPDCIINELKLYSK; translated from the coding sequence ATGAAAATACTCGTTGCAGGGGCGACAGGAAGTATTGGCCTTCATGTCGTGAATACCGCTATCGAAATAGGTCATCAGCCTGTGGCGCTGGTCAGAAACAAACACAAAGTAAAATTACTTCCTCGTGGAACAGATATTTTTTACGGCGATGTTTCAATGCCTGAAACACTCATCGACTTGCCGAAAGATATTGATGCCATCATCTTCACTCTGGGTTCCGATGGTCAGGGTCGTATTGGTGCCAGAGCGATAGATTACGGCGGAGTGCGTAATATTTTACGAATATTCAGGGATACGCCTGTTCGTATCGGCCTGATGACCACGATTGGCGTGACTGAACGACTCAGTACCTGGAATCAACGCACTGAGGTTCATGACTGGAAAAGACGTGCCGAGCGTCTGGTAAGGGCCAGCGGTCACCCCTATACCATCGTCAGGCCCGGCTGGTTTGACTACAACAATGATGATGAGCACAGCATCGTTATGCTCCAGGGGGATCGTCGCCATACGGGAACACCGGAAGATGGTGTGATATCCCGGGAGCAAATCGCCCAGGTTCTGGTCTGTGCCCTGACCAACGATGCGGCAAAAAATAAAACGTTCGAGCTGGTGGCTGAACGAGGCGAAGCACAGCAGCATCTGTCCCCGCTGTTTGCAGATCTGCTGGCTGATGATCCTGAAAAAAATGATGGGGTTCTGGACATAGACAATATGCCTCTGCGTGAAGAACCTGACTGCATTATTAACGAGCTGAAGCTGTATTCAAAATAA
- a CDS encoding DUF1471 domain-containing protein: MKSLLITSLIMGFIAVNAASAAQEINHADGKEKIGVVSTSNAYTLDDLSNALSRKADEQGATSFKILSTTGNNRLHGVAETYQ; this comes from the coding sequence ATGAAATCACTACTTATTACTTCATTGATTATGGGATTTATTGCAGTGAATGCCGCATCTGCCGCTCAGGAAATTAACCATGCAGATGGGAAAGAAAAGATCGGTGTCGTCTCAACCAGCAATGCCTATACGCTTGATGATTTATCAAATGCGCTCTCTCGTAAGGCTGATGAGCAAGGAGCAACATCGTTCAAAATTCTGTCAACCACGGGGAATAACCGGCTGCACGGGGTTGCTGAAACCTATCAATAA
- a CDS encoding LysR family transcriptional regulator, protein MLKENFNELQIFLVVARERSFTKAAGKLGVSQSALSHAIKALEERLNIRLLTRTTRSVAPTEAGERIIACLEPRIADLEQELESLVQLNGTASGNIRLSAGEHAARSLVWPKLKPFLREYPEINLELVVDNGFVDIVEGRFDAGIRLGESVDKDMIAVKIGPDMRMAVVGAPSYFAANPAPETPHELQNHRCINMRLPTAGGLYHWEFEKEGKPLRVRVEGQVTFNLQAERIDAALSGFGIACMPEDRVQDYIKAGELIQVLQDWCPSFPGYYLYYPSRKQHPPAFALMIDALRYAE, encoded by the coding sequence ATGCTCAAAGAAAACTTCAACGAATTGCAAATCTTTCTTGTGGTGGCAAGGGAGCGAAGTTTTACCAAAGCAGCGGGCAAACTGGGTGTTTCCCAGTCTGCACTCAGCCACGCGATAAAGGCCCTGGAGGAAAGGCTGAATATCCGCCTTCTGACCCGCACGACCCGAAGCGTGGCCCCTACAGAAGCCGGTGAGAGAATTATTGCCTGCCTTGAACCTCGTATTGCCGATCTTGAGCAAGAGCTGGAATCACTGGTTCAACTAAACGGCACCGCCTCCGGCAATATTCGTTTATCTGCCGGGGAGCATGCCGCGCGAAGTCTGGTCTGGCCGAAGCTAAAACCCTTCCTCAGGGAATATCCGGAAATTAATCTCGAACTGGTGGTTGATAACGGCTTTGTCGATATCGTTGAGGGGCGTTTTGATGCCGGGATCCGCCTGGGCGAAAGCGTAGATAAGGACATGATTGCGGTAAAAATTGGGCCGGACATGAGAATGGCTGTGGTGGGCGCTCCGTCTTATTTCGCTGCAAACCCTGCACCTGAAACGCCGCACGAGCTGCAAAATCACCGGTGCATCAATATGCGCCTGCCGACAGCCGGTGGGCTTTACCACTGGGAGTTTGAAAAGGAAGGGAAACCGTTACGGGTCAGAGTGGAAGGGCAGGTCACGTTTAATCTGCAGGCGGAAAGGATTGATGCGGCGTTATCCGGTTTTGGCATCGCCTGTATGCCTGAGGACAGGGTGCAGGATTATATAAAGGCAGGAGAGCTGATTCAGGTTCTGCAGGACTGGTGCCCATCTTTTCCCGGATATTATCTTTATTACCCGAGCCGTAAGCAGCATCCGCCCGCTTTTGCGCTGATGATCGATGCACTTCGCTACGCGGAATAA